A genomic segment from Gopherus evgoodei ecotype Sinaloan lineage chromosome 6, rGopEvg1_v1.p, whole genome shotgun sequence encodes:
- the LOC115653200 gene encoding iron-sulfur cluster assembly 1 homolog, mitochondrial-like, which translates to MASSVVRATVRAVSKRKIQATRAALTLTPSAVHKIKQLLKDKPDHVGVKVGVRTRGCNGLSYTLDYTKTKGDSDEEVIQDGVRVFIEKKAQLTLLGTEMDYVEDKLSSEFVFNNPNIKETCGCGESFNI; encoded by the exons ATGGCCTCCTCGGTGGTCAGAGCCACGGTCCGGGCCGTGAGCAAGAGGAAGATACAGGCCACCCGGGCCGCCCTTACTCTG ACTCCATCAGCTGTACATAAGATAAAACAGCTTCTTAAAGATAAACCTGATCAT GTAGGTGTGAAAGTTGGAGTCCGTACAAGGGGGTGTAATGGACTTTCATACACGTTAGACTATACGAAAACAAAAGGCGACTCTGATGAAGAAGTAATTCAAGATG GAGTCAGAGTGTTTATTGAAAAGAAAGCACAACTGACACTTCTAGGAACTGAAATGGACTATGTAGAAGACAAACTATCCAGTGAATTTGTTTTCAATAATCCAAACATCAAAGAAACATgcggctgtggagaaagctttaaCATTTGA